The following are from one region of the Phormidium sp. PBR-2020 genome:
- a CDS encoding ABC transporter substrate-binding protein, translating to MQRRSVLACLGLFFASLLIVVGCTNNQVATNGGKTIVMGFSAWPGWIPWQIAEEEQLFAANNVNVSLRWFDGYLDSINALAAGQLDANTQTLNDTISSVAAGSDQVVVLVNDNSTGNDKIIVSDAIESIEDLRGRTIAVEEGTVNHFLLLLGLEKAGLSAEDITIQPLETGAAAAAFVAGQVDVVGVFAPFTTRALEREGSRELFSSADFPGAVPDHLVVSREMVEEYPEQVQALVNTWFDILQYIEDNPEAAYEILTERAGVTLDEYRDYDAGTTIFSIEDNLEAFEPGDDMTSLPYAANEIADFLLANDFIDEKPDLQQLFDDRFVKAYAEEHQS from the coding sequence ATGCAACGTCGATCCGTTTTAGCCTGTTTAGGACTGTTTTTTGCCAGTTTGTTGATTGTCGTTGGTTGTACCAATAATCAGGTAGCAACCAACGGCGGCAAAACGATCGTGATGGGATTCAGCGCCTGGCCCGGTTGGATTCCCTGGCAAATTGCCGAAGAGGAACAACTCTTTGCAGCCAATAATGTCAATGTTTCTCTGCGCTGGTTTGACGGCTATCTTGACTCAATTAATGCTTTAGCCGCCGGACAACTCGATGCCAATACCCAAACCCTCAATGACACCATTAGTTCGGTAGCCGCCGGGTCTGATCAGGTGGTGGTGTTGGTCAATGATAACTCGACAGGCAATGACAAAATTATTGTCAGTGATGCCATTGAGTCTATTGAAGATTTGCGGGGACGAACCATTGCCGTTGAAGAAGGAACAGTGAACCATTTTTTATTGCTGTTAGGGCTAGAGAAGGCGGGACTCTCGGCTGAGGATATCACCATTCAACCGTTAGAAACGGGGGCAGCAGCAGCGGCATTTGTGGCGGGACAGGTGGATGTTGTGGGGGTGTTTGCACCCTTTACGACCCGAGCCTTAGAACGCGAGGGAAGTCGTGAACTCTTTAGTTCGGCAGACTTTCCTGGTGCGGTGCCAGACCATTTAGTGGTCTCCCGAGAGATGGTTGAGGAGTACCCCGAGCAGGTTCAAGCTCTGGTAAATACTTGGTTCGATATTTTGCAATATATTGAGGACAATCCGGAGGCCGCTTATGAGATTTTGACCGAACGGGCTGGGGTAACCTTAGATGAGTATCGGGATTACGATGCTGGCACCACAATTTTCAGTATTGAGGACAATTTAGAAGCCTTTGAACCGGGAGATGATATGACATCATTGCCTTATGCTGCTAATGAAATTGCAGATTTCTTATTGGCGAATGACTTTATTGATGAAAAACCGGACTTACAGCAACTTTTTGATGATAGGTTTGTGAAAGCTTATGCAGAAGAACATCAATCTTAA
- a CDS encoding aldo/keto reductase yields the protein MQYRRFGSTDLQLSVFSLGTMRCLSSQEMAIATIRKAVEVGINHLETARGYGNSEQYLGAALKAGLGCPRERVYITSKLPPTSEGQQMSDWIDESLTRLGLDYLDNLAIHGINTPEQLAGIQEENGGLAAAQQAQKAGKIRHLGFSTHGSLELILEAMKTEAFEFVNLHYYLFFQRHQPAIALAEALDMGVFIISPADKGGQLHQPPQQLRRLCEPLSPLGLNYRFLLSDPRISTLSVGAANPEELDAILPWGDRLGPLTPTERHCLERLDEELTERLGPDACRQCYDCLPCPENIQIPEVLRLRNLAIAYEMESFGQYRYRMFENAGHWFPGRRGNRCTECGDCLPRCPEGLEIPRLLRDTHARLRPREGRRLWQED from the coding sequence ATGCAATACCGGCGATTTGGTTCGACAGACTTACAGCTATCGGTGTTTTCCTTGGGGACAATGCGCTGCTTATCGTCCCAGGAGATGGCGATCGCCACCATCCGTAAGGCGGTCGAGGTGGGAATTAATCATCTGGAGACGGCGCGAGGCTATGGCAATAGTGAACAGTATTTAGGGGCGGCCCTGAAAGCGGGGTTAGGATGTCCTCGTGAGCGGGTCTATATCACCAGTAAACTGCCCCCAACCTCAGAGGGCCAGCAAATGTCGGACTGGATTGATGAGTCTCTAACTCGCCTGGGCCTGGATTACTTAGATAATCTGGCCATTCATGGCATCAATACCCCAGAACAGTTAGCCGGGATTCAGGAGGAGAATGGAGGCTTAGCGGCAGCTCAGCAGGCGCAGAAGGCAGGTAAAATCCGCCATTTAGGATTTTCGACTCATGGCAGCTTGGAGTTGATTCTAGAGGCGATGAAGACGGAAGCCTTTGAGTTTGTTAATTTGCACTATTATCTATTTTTCCAGCGTCATCAACCGGCGATCGCCCTTGCGGAAGCGTTGGATATGGGGGTTTTTATCATCTCCCCGGCTGACAAGGGGGGACAATTACACCAGCCCCCGCAGCAGTTGCGGCGTTTATGTGAGCCGTTGTCCCCCTTGGGCTTAAATTACCGTTTTCTCCTCAGTGATCCGCGCATCTCAACCCTGAGTGTGGGGGCGGCGAATCCTGAGGAACTCGATGCTATCTTGCCCTGGGGCGATCGCCTCGGCCCTTTAACCCCCACAGAACGCCACTGTTTAGAGCGACTCGACGAGGAATTAACAGAACGGTTAGGCCCAGATGCCTGTCGTCAATGTTATGACTGTCTCCCCTGTCCCGAAAACATCCAGATTCCGGAAGTCTTGCGGCTACGGAATTTGGCGATCGCCTACGAGATGGAGTCCTTTGGTCAATATCGCTATCGGATGTTTGAAAATGCCGGCCATTGGTTTCCGGGTCGTCGCGGCAACCGTTGTACAGAATGTGGGGACTGTCTACCCCGTTGTCCTGAAGGGTTAGAAATTCCCCGTTTATTACGAGATACCCATGCCCGTCTCCGGCCCCGTGAAGGACGACGACTCTGGCAAGAGGATTAG
- a CDS encoding ABC transporter ATP-binding protein — protein MHLEVNHLYKQFLTHQGALVALKDINLHVEQGEFVCVVGASGSGKSTLLRLVAGLDGLTAGEIRVDGRLVTGPGSDRGMVFQRYTLYPWMTVAQNVGFGLQLRGVSNAEKRERVAYYLDVVGLSSFAKALPKQLSGGMKQRVAIARALASEPKILLMDEPFGALDVQTKETMQEFLLNLWQRTGTSILTITHDVGEAVFLAQRVYVFSASPGQVREEVVVQLPDDRDYHIKATSKFRDYEMHIMDCLRNAATAMSVASIEA, from the coding sequence ATGCACTTAGAAGTGAATCATCTCTACAAGCAATTTCTCACCCATCAGGGAGCGTTAGTGGCGTTAAAAGACATTAATCTCCATGTGGAACAAGGGGAATTTGTCTGCGTCGTCGGCGCGTCAGGGTCTGGAAAATCAACCCTACTGCGATTGGTGGCCGGTTTAGATGGCCTCACGGCCGGAGAAATTCGCGTTGATGGTCGTCTGGTGACGGGGCCGGGGAGCGATCGCGGCATGGTGTTTCAACGCTATACCCTCTATCCCTGGATGACGGTGGCCCAAAATGTCGGCTTTGGCTTGCAGTTACGAGGGGTCTCCAATGCCGAAAAACGGGAGCGAGTTGCCTACTATCTAGATGTGGTGGGATTGTCCTCGTTTGCCAAGGCGTTGCCGAAGCAGTTGTCGGGGGGGATGAAACAACGGGTGGCGATCGCCCGCGCCTTAGCCTCAGAACCCAAAATTCTCTTGATGGATGAACCCTTTGGGGCCTTAGATGTTCAGACGAAAGAGACCATGCAAGAATTTCTACTCAACCTCTGGCAACGAACCGGAACCTCAATTTTGACCATCACCCATGATGTCGGTGAAGCGGTGTTCCTGGCCCAACGGGTCTATGTCTTCAGTGCCAGTCCGGGGCAAGTTCGCGAGGAAGTCGTGGTACAACTCCCCGACGATCGCGATTATCATATCAAGGCAACTTCGAAGTTTCGGGACTACGAGATGCATATTATGGATTGTTTGCGCAATGCTGCCACGGCCATGTCTGTGGCTTCTATCGAGGCGTAA
- a CDS encoding HEAT repeat domain-containing protein: MLLVPTACLLGCGLTSSGAIATSVNTALSSSRLTLPASYLATVNLMPDFAAEFVDELSQLELAQGESNNSAAAPPTLSLDDSGEAVERLQRQLQAAGFYDGEITGVFDLDTDAAVSAFQEQEGLDIDGVMDAESWQRLQALQPSTEGPLNLVPPEEDPQQDQGNSAPGLGRLWWIGGGALLVVLAGGLFVLLLKAFAEEVDDPDAPFDDILEQESDAEVAVPPVQETPESLETATEDRPLADSDEPDPPGKDNSRQGSRWGKFSKETPPQAFPNLPSEPPTGLKEPTVPETTAIAPQNNSSSALTRLPRMSIVEALILDLQHPDPERRHKAIWELGQRGDSRAISPLVELLTDASSQERSTILAVLSEISSRNLKPMKQALMVSLQDDSAEVRKNAIRDLTRIYDSIAQLSQVLRYGTDDADPEVRETAKWAMSQLQRIRTLPLNSDTDDTP, from the coding sequence ATGTTGTTAGTCCCAACGGCCTGTCTTCTCGGATGCGGTTTGACTAGCTCAGGGGCGATCGCCACCTCGGTTAACACGGCCTTATCTAGTTCTAGACTAACCCTCCCAGCCAGTTATCTCGCAACTGTGAACTTAATGCCGGACTTCGCGGCTGAGTTCGTCGACGAGTTGTCTCAATTAGAGTTGGCACAGGGAGAATCCAACAACTCAGCGGCCGCCCCTCCCACCCTGAGTTTAGATGATAGCGGTGAGGCGGTTGAACGGTTACAGCGGCAACTACAAGCGGCGGGATTCTATGACGGTGAGATTACAGGGGTTTTTGATTTAGACACAGATGCAGCCGTCTCAGCCTTCCAAGAACAAGAGGGATTAGACATTGATGGGGTTATGGATGCTGAGAGTTGGCAACGTCTGCAAGCTCTACAACCGTCAACGGAGGGGCCTCTGAATCTTGTCCCTCCTGAGGAAGATCCTCAACAGGATCAGGGGAATAGCGCGCCTGGCTTGGGGCGTTTATGGTGGATTGGCGGAGGCGCACTGCTCGTGGTCTTGGCCGGTGGACTGTTTGTCCTCTTGCTCAAGGCCTTCGCTGAGGAGGTAGACGATCCCGATGCCCCCTTCGATGACATCCTAGAGCAAGAATCCGATGCAGAGGTGGCCGTTCCCCCAGTCCAAGAGACCCCAGAGTCCTTGGAAACGGCAACAGAAGACCGGCCATTGGCAGACTCGGACGAACCTGACCCCCCTGGCAAAGACAATTCCAGGCAAGGGTCTCGGTGGGGGAAGTTTTCCAAGGAGACTCCCCCCCAAGCGTTTCCCAATCTGCCCTCTGAGCCTCCCACAGGACTCAAAGAGCCGACGGTTCCTGAAACGACTGCGATCGCTCCCCAAAACAACAGCAGCAGTGCCCTAACACGACTGCCTCGCATGAGTATTGTCGAGGCCCTGATTCTGGATTTACAACATCCAGATCCAGAACGGCGACACAAAGCGATTTGGGAGTTAGGACAACGAGGAGATTCTCGCGCCATCTCTCCTTTAGTCGAGTTATTAACCGATGCTAGCTCTCAGGAACGCAGTACAATTCTGGCGGTTCTCTCTGAGATTAGTTCCCGGAACCTAAAACCGATGAAGCAGGCTTTGATGGTCTCCTTGCAGGATGACAGTGCTGAGGTTCGCAAAAATGCAATTCGCGATTTAACCCGTATTTATGATTCTATTGCACAACTTAGTCAAGTGCTGCGGTATGGGACGGATGATGCTGACCCGGAAGTTCGAGAAACGGCAAAATGGGCCATGTCTCAACTGCAACGAATTCGCACATTACCGTTAAACAGTGATACTGATGATACTCCTTAG
- a CDS encoding bifunctional nuclease family protein, producing MIEMKVAGIALDAATRSPIVLLRDASERRALPIYISQDQARSIISAIEQQTPPRPMTHDLMMNILDAWDLTLERVIVHALEDNTFFAVLKMVSPDGKVKHEIDARPSDAIALALRTDASIWVMEEVVADASIPVDRDADEAERQAFREFINNLSPQELIKRAGQEFSDSSDS from the coding sequence ATGATTGAGATGAAAGTTGCTGGAATTGCCTTAGATGCAGCCACCCGCAGTCCCATCGTACTTCTGAGAGATGCCAGCGAGCGGCGCGCTTTGCCCATTTATATTTCCCAGGATCAGGCACGCTCGATCATTAGTGCCATTGAACAACAGACTCCTCCGCGTCCCATGACCCATGATTTGATGATGAATATCCTGGATGCTTGGGATTTGACCTTAGAGCGGGTGATTGTTCATGCCCTCGAAGATAATACGTTTTTTGCGGTTCTCAAGATGGTGAGTCCTGATGGCAAGGTTAAACATGAGATTGATGCTCGTCCGAGTGATGCGATCGCCCTGGCCCTGCGGACGGATGCCTCGATCTGGGTGATGGAGGAAGTGGTGGCCGATGCTTCGATTCCCGTCGATCGCGATGCGGATGAGGCAGAACGCCAGGCGTTTCGGGAGTTTATCAATAATTTGAGTCCCCAGGAACTGATTAAACGGGCCGGCCAAGAGTTCAGTGATTCGAGTGATTCCTAG
- the ribE gene encoding riboflavin synthase, which translates to MFTGLIAALGTLDAFSDGQLRIHYLTGNASAISHDLAIGDSVAVDGVCLTVESILPQGFVAAVSPETLNRTSLVRAWEQRRPVNLEASLRMGSKIGGHFVTGHIDGIGCLDKAEMTGNSWEMTVTAPPRQTQQWGDRIAPYLVAKGSIAINGISLTVAECDRQRTWFRVAVIPHTYQETNLSRLSPGEWVNLEGDILGKYVETFLSQGHRITTAASNASASVDPITPDFLSQHGYQAGRH; encoded by the coding sequence GTGTTTACCGGACTTATTGCCGCCCTTGGAACCCTTGATGCCTTTAGCGATGGTCAGTTACGCATCCACTATCTGACTGGCAATGCCTCGGCCATTAGCCATGATTTAGCCATTGGTGATAGTGTTGCCGTCGACGGGGTCTGTTTGACAGTTGAGTCTATTTTACCCCAGGGATTTGTCGCGGCTGTGTCTCCAGAAACCCTCAATCGCACTAGCTTGGTTCGGGCCTGGGAACAACGGCGTCCTGTCAATTTGGAGGCCTCCCTACGGATGGGGAGTAAAATCGGCGGCCATTTCGTCACCGGACACATTGATGGCATCGGCTGTTTGGACAAGGCCGAGATGACCGGCAACTCCTGGGAAATGACCGTTACTGCTCCCCCCCGACAAACTCAGCAGTGGGGCGATCGCATTGCCCCCTATCTGGTGGCCAAAGGGAGCATTGCTATCAATGGCATTAGTTTAACGGTGGCCGAGTGCGATCGCCAGCGCACCTGGTTTCGCGTCGCTGTGATCCCCCATACCTATCAAGAAACGAATCTCAGTCGCCTCAGTCCGGGAGAATGGGTTAACTTAGAAGGCGACATTTTGGGCAAATACGTCGAAACGTTTTTATCTCAGGGCCACCGCATTACCACTGCTGCATCCAACGCTTCAGCTTCCGTCGATCCGATTACCCCTGATTTTCTCAGCCAACATGGCTATCAGGCCGGTCGTCACTAG
- the hypA gene encoding hydrogenase maturation nickel metallochaperone HypA, with protein MHETDMTKALILTIKDWWQQEDCPQIERVHLIVGRFTCVEPESLRFAFDVQTRDSFLAGVSLQVQETPLIAYCHHCQAEYEPQIGLQYSCPICQSPMEDIRSGRELKIDRIEYADSSA; from the coding sequence ATGCATGAAACCGATATGACCAAGGCTCTGATTCTCACCATTAAGGACTGGTGGCAACAAGAAGATTGCCCTCAAATTGAGCGAGTGCATCTGATTGTCGGTCGCTTTACCTGTGTAGAACCCGAGAGTTTACGGTTTGCGTTTGATGTACAAACCCGCGATAGCTTCCTGGCCGGGGTGAGTTTACAGGTTCAGGAAACGCCGCTAATTGCCTATTGTCATCACTGCCAGGCGGAGTACGAGCCGCAAATTGGCTTGCAGTATAGCTGTCCCATCTGTCAATCCCCCATGGAGGACATTCGCTCAGGACGAGAACTGAAAATCGACCGGATTGAATATGCCGATTCGTCAGCCTAA
- a CDS encoding gamma-glutamylcyclotransferase, with protein MSVMIQVFVYGTLKPGERFHRPYCGDRVQVHGPAIAPGRLYHLPHLNYPAMTPEPGWVHGVILGFDNANALEKLDELEGYLSDRPPSENEYNRLDIEVFDPQIPQRSLGKVLAYYMSQQRVQGHDGILLPEGVWSEQDLTIH; from the coding sequence ATGTCCGTCATGATCCAAGTCTTTGTTTATGGAACGTTAAAGCCTGGGGAGCGTTTCCATCGTCCCTATTGCGGCGATCGCGTCCAAGTCCATGGCCCGGCTATTGCCCCGGGGCGACTGTATCATCTTCCCCATCTCAACTACCCCGCCATGACCCCCGAACCCGGATGGGTTCACGGCGTGATTCTGGGCTTTGATAACGCCAACGCCTTGGAGAAATTAGACGAGTTGGAGGGATATCTAAGCGATCGCCCCCCCTCAGAGAATGAGTACAATCGCTTAGATATCGAAGTCTTTGACCCCCAAATCCCTCAGCGATCGCTCGGTAAGGTCTTAGCCTATTACATGAGCCAGCAGCGGGTGCAAGGCCATGATGGCATCTTACTCCCAGAGGGGGTTTGGAGTGAACAGGACTTAACGATCCACTAA
- a CDS encoding pentapeptide repeat-containing protein translates to MKLQHYGAIAAMTVLVGLTAPNAQANNHQHLDRLYRTGVCTRCDLRRANLRRADLRNADLRGSNLRGANLEDADLRGANLQNVDLRDADLRGADFRNADLRGVNVRGARTQDSRGLLGGDDRRDDRRGGRYDDRRDDRRGGRYDDRRDDRRGDRYDDRRYDDRRGGRYDDRATAARSRETINRLYQEVLGRNADRRGLEDYARQLERGMNLESVRRHLARSDEARDRIDRLYREILGRPADQAGLRTYQQRLIDGWSLDRIRQTLADSEEAQNRGRR, encoded by the coding sequence ATGAAACTTCAACATTACGGGGCGATCGCCGCCATGACCGTTCTGGTAGGACTCACCGCCCCCAACGCCCAAGCTAACAATCACCAACATCTCGATCGACTCTATCGTACCGGCGTTTGTACTCGCTGCGACTTGCGCCGAGCTAATTTACGGCGAGCGGATCTGCGAAACGCCGATTTACGAGGTAGTAATCTACGGGGGGCCAATCTCGAAGATGCGGATTTGCGAGGGGCCAATCTGCAAAATGTAGATCTCCGAGATGCGGACTTGCGGGGGGCTGACTTCCGCAATGCGGATCTGCGGGGTGTGAATGTACGGGGGGCTAGAACCCAGGATAGTCGCGGTTTATTAGGTGGTGATGACCGTCGTGATGACCGCCGTGGCGGCCGTTATGATGACCGTCGTGATGATCGCCGGGGTGGCCGTTACGATGACCGTCGTGATGACCGTCGGGGCGATCGTTACGATGACCGTCGCTATGATGACCGTCGTGGTGGCCGTTACGATGACCGCGCCACCGCCGCTCGCTCCCGTGAAACCATCAACCGACTTTACCAGGAGGTGTTAGGACGCAATGCGGACCGTCGAGGCTTAGAGGACTATGCTCGACAACTCGAACGAGGTATGAATTTAGAGTCAGTCCGTCGTCACTTAGCCCGCAGTGATGAGGCCCGCGATCGCATTGACCGCCTCTACCGGGAAATTTTGGGACGGCCCGCCGATCAAGCGGGTTTGCGGACCTATCAGCAACGACTGATTGATGGGTGGAGTTTAGATCGCATCCGTCAAACCTTGGCCGATAGCGAGGAAGCCCAAAACCGGGGTCGTCGTTAG
- a CDS encoding ABC transporter permease → MKETHRSSWSEDHRILTPNLFWSIREEIPRSLNWQLMAASMLLPVLVWAFISSLGVVEPLFLPSPIEVVQAIGRLWSADILQKDIAYSIFRVFSGFALAVLISVPLGVLMGTFASIRAMMEPAIAILRYMPAPAFIPLLILYFGLGEVPKVLLIFIGTLFFNTLMIMDAVKFVPKELIETTYTLGGNRKQVLLKVILPHVLPGILDASRVNMAASWNLVIVAELVAATEGLGRRISVAQRFLRTDEIFAGLLVIGLIGLAIDLLFRLALKLCCSWTED, encoded by the coding sequence ATGAAAGAGACCCATCGCTCATCCTGGTCTGAGGATCATCGAATTTTAACGCCAAATTTGTTTTGGAGTATTCGTGAAGAGATCCCCCGATCGCTCAATTGGCAGCTCATGGCAGCCTCGATGCTATTACCTGTACTCGTTTGGGCATTTATTTCGAGTTTAGGGGTGGTTGAACCGCTGTTTTTACCCTCTCCCATTGAGGTCGTACAGGCCATTGGTCGCTTATGGTCAGCGGATATCCTCCAGAAGGATATTGCTTACAGTATCTTTCGTGTTTTTAGCGGCTTTGCCCTGGCCGTGTTAATTTCGGTTCCCTTGGGCGTTTTGATGGGAACCTTTGCCAGTATCCGAGCCATGATGGAACCGGCGATCGCCATTTTGCGCTATATGCCAGCGCCGGCCTTTATTCCGCTGCTAATTCTCTATTTTGGCTTAGGGGAAGTTCCCAAAGTTCTGCTAATTTTTATTGGCACGCTATTTTTTAACACCTTGATGATTATGGACGCGGTGAAATTTGTCCCCAAGGAGTTGATTGAAACAACCTATACCCTGGGCGGCAACCGCAAACAAGTCTTGCTCAAGGTGATTTTACCTCATGTGTTGCCAGGCATTTTAGATGCTAGCCGAGTCAACATGGCAGCCTCCTGGAATTTGGTCATTGTTGCTGAATTGGTGGCGGCAACGGAGGGACTGGGGCGTCGCATCAGTGTGGCACAGCGTTTTTTACGAACCGATGAAATTTTTGCGGGATTACTGGTCATCGGTTTGATTGGTTTGGCGATTGATTTGTTATTTCGGCTTGCCTTAAAGCTTTGCTGTAGCTGGACAGAGGATTGA
- the hypB gene encoding hydrogenase nickel incorporation protein HypB yields the protein MHQTIDATLGINLLHANQSLANLNRAEFDDWGVYCLNLMSSPGAGKTVLLEKTLAALSGQLQMAVIEGDMTTELDAERLRQYDVPVIAINTGRSCHLDAKMVAGGMHSLEHDYEPADLDLVFVENVGNLVCPAEFEVGEHAKVALLSITEGEDKPLKYPVMFQEADCLLLTKIDLAPYLEIDLDRIIQSVRQMNPDVQIFPVSAKTGEGLDPWFKWVQLQVALRQQAAKGAAVQELVS from the coding sequence ATGCACCAAACCATTGATGCAACCCTCGGCATTAACCTACTTCATGCCAATCAATCCCTAGCCAATCTCAATCGAGCCGAGTTTGATGATTGGGGGGTCTATTGTCTGAACCTGATGAGTAGCCCCGGTGCCGGAAAAACCGTGCTGCTTGAAAAAACCCTCGCTGCCCTCAGCGGACAACTCCAGATGGCCGTCATTGAAGGGGACATGACCACCGAACTCGATGCAGAACGTCTGCGTCAGTATGATGTGCCGGTGATTGCCATTAACACAGGACGCTCCTGTCACCTAGACGCAAAAATGGTGGCTGGGGGAATGCACAGCCTAGAACATGACTATGAACCCGCCGATTTAGATCTCGTCTTTGTCGAAAATGTCGGCAACCTAGTTTGTCCGGCGGAGTTTGAGGTGGGAGAACATGCCAAAGTTGCCCTATTGAGCATCACCGAAGGAGAGGATAAACCGCTGAAATATCCGGTGATGTTCCAGGAAGCCGATTGTTTACTCCTCACCAAAATCGATTTAGCCCCCTATCTGGAGATTGACCTCGATCGCATTATCCAATCCGTGCGCCAGATGAATCCTGATGTTCAAATTTTTCCAGTCTCGGCCAAAACCGGAGAGGGCCTAGACCCCTGGTTCAAATGGGTTCAGTTACAAGTCGCCCTACGTCAGCAAGCGGCGAAAGGGGCAGCCGTGCAAGAACTGGTCTCGTAA
- a CDS encoding agmatinase family protein, whose protein sequence is MTQDPTFQRPSNDPFNRDGKREGDRALELEAQLPLTGWQQEVSQGLEYGLEAAPSIRDRTISTFSRGELPHYAGINTFLKAPYLEDVRNVGNYDVAILGVPHDSGTTYRPGTRFGPQGIRRISALYSTYSFEMGVDLREQITLCDIGDIFTIPANNEKSFDQISKGVAHVFASGAFPIILGGDHSIGYPTVRGICRHLGDKKIGIIHFDRHADTQETDLDERMHTCPWFHATNLHNAPAKNLVQLGIGGWQVPRKGVKICRERSTNVLTVTDITEMGLDAAVDFALERALDGTDCVYISFDIDCIDAGFVPGTGWPEPGGLLPREALYLLGQIIRQAPVCGLEVVEVSPPYDISDITSLMATRVICDTMGHLIVSGQLPRQHKPDYIHAEAQMENDTWQ, encoded by the coding sequence ATGACTCAAGACCCAACCTTTCAACGTCCGAGCAACGATCCCTTTAACCGTGACGGCAAACGCGAAGGCGATCGCGCCCTAGAACTCGAAGCCCAATTACCCCTAACCGGCTGGCAACAGGAAGTCTCCCAGGGCTTGGAATACGGACTGGAGGCGGCCCCGAGTATTCGCGATCGCACCATCTCCACCTTTTCCCGAGGCGAACTGCCCCACTACGCCGGCATTAACACCTTTCTCAAAGCCCCCTACCTCGAAGACGTCCGCAACGTCGGCAACTATGACGTGGCCATCCTTGGCGTTCCCCATGACTCAGGAACCACCTATCGTCCCGGAACCCGCTTTGGCCCCCAAGGAATCCGCCGCATCAGCGCCCTCTATTCCACCTATAGCTTTGAAATGGGGGTTGACCTGCGAGAACAAATCACCCTCTGCGACATCGGCGATATCTTTACCATCCCCGCCAACAACGAAAAATCCTTTGACCAAATCTCCAAAGGCGTCGCCCATGTCTTCGCCTCCGGGGCCTTCCCCATCATCCTCGGCGGCGACCATTCCATCGGCTATCCCACCGTTCGCGGCATCTGTCGGCATCTCGGCGACAAAAAAATCGGCATCATCCACTTTGACCGTCATGCCGACACCCAAGAAACCGATCTCGACGAACGGATGCACACCTGTCCCTGGTTCCATGCCACCAACCTCCACAATGCCCCCGCCAAAAACCTAGTCCAACTGGGCATTGGCGGCTGGCAAGTGCCCCGCAAAGGCGTCAAAATCTGTCGAGAACGCAGCACCAACGTGCTAACCGTGACCGACATTACCGAAATGGGACTCGACGCCGCCGTAGACTTTGCCCTAGAACGGGCCCTCGACGGCACAGACTGCGTCTACATCAGCTTTGACATTGACTGCATCGATGCCGGGTTCGTCCCAGGAACCGGCTGGCCCGAACCCGGAGGCCTACTCCCCCGAGAAGCCCTGTATCTCCTGGGCCAAATCATCCGCCAAGCCCCCGTTTGCGGCCTAGAAGTCGTCGAAGTCTCTCCCCCCTACGACATCAGTGACATTACCTCCCTGATGGCCACCCGAGTCATCTGCGACACCATGGGACATCTCATCGTCTCGGGCCAACTGCCCCGTCAACACAAACCCGACTACATCCATGCCGAAGCCCAGATGGAAAACGACACCTGGCAATAG